One genomic segment of Cellulophaga sp. HaHaR_3_176 includes these proteins:
- a CDS encoding YSC84-related protein, whose translation MKRIKYVSTLLILFFAVAINAQTSKEKKIINDADNAKEVLIKADEGLQGFFDDSAGYVLFPNVGKGGFIIGASSGNGVVYENGIKVGMADLKKLNIGFQAGGQAIIEVIFFETKADLRDFKEGNFSFAAEASAVAVKSGLAFNAKYKDGVAVFALPKAGLMADASVGGQKFGYDPF comes from the coding sequence ATGAAGAGGATAAAATATGTAAGTACTTTACTTATACTGTTTTTTGCAGTTGCAATAAACGCGCAGACAAGTAAAGAAAAAAAGATAATTAACGATGCCGACAATGCTAAAGAAGTTTTAATAAAAGCTGATGAAGGATTGCAAGGCTTTTTTGATGATTCAGCAGGTTATGTGCTTTTTCCGAATGTAGGTAAAGGTGGTTTTATTATCGGTGCATCATCAGGTAACGGAGTTGTATACGAAAATGGAATTAAAGTTGGAATGGCTGATCTTAAAAAATTGAACATTGGTTTTCAGGCAGGAGGTCAAGCTATTATTGAGGTAATTTTCTTTGAAACTAAAGCCGATTTAAGAGATTTTAAAGAAGGTAATTTTTCTTTTGCAGCCGAAGCTTCGGCAGTTGCAGTAAAATCAGGTTTAGCATTCAACGCAAAATATAAAGATGGTGTTGCTGTTTTTGCTTTGCCAAAAGCAGGTTTAATGGCAGATGCATCAGTGGGTGGTCAAAAATTTGGCTACGATCCATTTTAG